In Synechococcus sp. UW179A, the DNA window CTGAGCCAACGCAAACTGGCACGCAGCCATCCTTCACTGTCGTTGTCTTTAGGCACCTCGGAACTGCTGGCAACAGCACGCATGGCCCGACGAATCTCGAGGTCCTCATAGCCGAGAGTCTCGAGGGTGAGTTGCAGCTCTTGTAGGGAATCGGGCTGAATCGGAAGGGCTTTCACGTCGCTGCGATCAACGATGGACAGTGATGCCTCATTGGCCTCGGGTGCCCAGGAGCCAAGGCGATCTCGGAGTTCCACCGCGATCCGCTCGGCGGTGCGCTTGCCGACCCCCTGAGCCTGCGTCAGCCGCTTCAGGTCTCCTTCAATGATCGCCAAGACCAGTTCTGGTGCCGAGCAGCAATCGAGTAGGGAGAGTGCCATCTGGGGGCCTACGCCATTCACTGCAATCAGAGTGCGAAAAAGATCACGGTCCCTTTGTTGGTGAAATCCGAAGAGTGTCGAGCCGTCGTCTCGCTGAACTTGATGGATCCAGAGAGTGCAGTTGCCACCTGTTTGAGCCTCCTGGTCGCGTTTGGTCAGCTGCACCTCATAGCCGACCCCTGAACAGGCGACGACAACACCCCTGCGGCCTCCCTGCTCCCAGATCTGGATCCGTTCACCCTGAAGCCAGCCGATCATGAAACTCCCCTGTCAGTTGAGTAGTGGCCGATTCCAAAAATTCAGCGACATACTCAATTTAGAGCAGAATAGGTGAATTAGAGCATTGATCAATGCCTGATAGCCTTAATTAAAAAGCGCGTCTATTTCGCTTGCCTAGCAGGTTGGAAATAGTTGCCAAAGAGCACTTCTGTAACCATGGCTTCAGGCGGGCTGATTCTGTTCTGATTGCTCCGGATCGTTAAGGCTCCGTAGGTAGCGCCGCCGTTGAGGGGACTCGTACCCAGTCCAGGGATCGTGATGAGGTGGTCTGGATTTGGTTTGAATTGTTTTCTTTCCTGAATTTGCGGTATGTCTGTGCATAGTGCCCTTGTTAATGCGGTTCATTGGTAAATCTCTAGAAGTTTAATAGCGGTCACAATGATTTCATGAACGACCCGCTTGAACGGTATCAAGCGCTGCTAAAGATGTTGAGCAAAAAATGTTTCGGTCTGTTTTTGATGTGCCTATGTGTGTCGGTGCGTTCGGACAATCTTGCCCATTGTGATTCCTTCGTCCTGCCAGTTTGGCCATATTCGCTTCGTCTTTTCGTCGTTCTGCGTCGATGATCATCAATGCGGCAGGCTGATTTGTGGCGCATGTCATGGGTCCGAGCCGATCAGCCGCCTTGTGCTCCGATTGTTCTTGTGCATCGACAGCGGGATCGACAAACATCGTCGGTTTGCGCAGCTCCTGACTGTCTTCAGCCCTTCGGTACAACTGCTGAATCGATGCCGGGATATCAGCCTCGAAATGGAACGCTTTTGAGATCAAAGACTCGGTTTTGTTCCAGTGCTGGCGCGATGGCTGAATGGTGTTGATTTCAACCGTCTGACGTCTTGAAATCAGATCACCAGCTAGTGCAGCATAAGTCTGCTTCTGCTGGCCCTCTTGACGGACCCTAAGGGTGTAATCAGCCAGGTCGTGTTCGCTAAACCAGATGGCGGTCGCCATGCCGGTAGCCGCCGATTGCCTTTTCTGCTTTATTCGAGCCTGCATCGGGCCCAGCTGCTGCTGTGACATTGGCTCGGACGTTATGCGTCTGCCTGAACCTCTGGAAATGCTTGTGATTCCTTGTGCAATTGCTGGGTCAGTCATCATTGATCTCCCTACATGATTGATTTGTTGTAGATCATTCTTGCTGCTCAGAAATGGGTAAAGGCCGAACATTGGTGCTGATTTGTCTGCAAGTGAGAATCAACGTCAAAAAGTATTTGTTTGCTTTTGAGAATCATCTTCAGCAGCAATTAGGCGGTATTCATTATCGATCAACTATGATTGCCTATTTCAGGTTCTCTGACTGATCTGTGCCCATTCCAATGTTCTATGGCTGGGGATTGTGCATTGGAGATCATCCTTAAGAATGCCGACCGTACCTCCGATGGCGGCTCTCCACACTTCAAGTTCATCTAAAGCTGGAGTATAAAGAATCAGTTGGTTGTGATCTTCTGTGAATAACATAACCCCACTTTCTCTTTGCCGTTTGGAGTCAGGCCTTTCGCGTCGCTTCGTGCAGCTAATCCTGGCTGGAGATTCTGGAACTTTGCCTTTGATCGACGACGTCGGTCGCTTCAACATCTTGCACTGTGACTGAATATGAAATTCTTTGCTTCTCTTGCTGCTCTCGTTCTGATGGCTTTTCCTGTGAAGTCGGAGGCACGCCCATTGGTTGGTGATCTGATGGCTGAAAAGCTCTATTACGCAGAGGGCCGTCAGCATCCTGGTCACCCTCTGCATGGCTCTCACGAAGGGCTTTGGGCAGGTTCAGACCATTAACTGTTTGTGATTGAAGTGGTCTTGGAATGACTTTTTTGATGAATCCGTAGATGAATCTATGTCCTGCTTAGTCTTTGTAGCTTTCGTCACCTGATTGGTGCTTTTGCTGTGGGATTGTGGTTTATTAATTTCTGAAACATGGCAAAGTTACGACTTGGCCTTTATGGGGCTACAGCACTTGCTGGTATTGCGTGGCCCTGGTATTGCATCTATCAGTTCATTCAAGAAACAGAAGCCCTTGGCTTAACAGACCCTATTGAAATCGTTAATTTGTTCTCGCAGGGGGTCTGGGCCAATGCTTCTGCAGGTTTTATTGCTGCTGATCTCACCCTTGTGTTGATCGCATCATTTGTGTTCTATGCGGCCGAAGGTATTCGGTTGAAAATGAAGTTCTGGTATCTCTACATCGCAGTAACATTTGCTATTTCATTTGCTTTTTCGTTTGGTCTGTTTATGTTCAACAGGGAGCGGAACATGGCTGCTGCCTCAGCCAACAACTAGCTGTTGCAAGATGACGAAACTGGGGTTATGTCGTCTTTAAACAGAAGTCTGCGGTTCTAGCATTTCTGCTGCTACTAGCCTGGAGTGGTTCTGCCAGGATGATTACTCCAGACTCCACCAATGATTGGCATCCAGGTCATCGAGATTTCAGATTTCAACCAGCCCGACAGTTCACGACGTTTTGCTGTGACTCAATCATTAGTCCTCTTGCGAAGATGGCTTTTGAGCGTCGTGCTGGTTTGTCTGATCAGTCTGGGTTTGAGCTCCTGCTCACTGGGTGATCAACCTCCTCGAGGTGTGATCCTCAGCGCTCTTGGTCAGCAGATTCAGCTCACTCAGAGTGCCATTGCGCAGTCATTGGACCTCGAGGCTTCCGGGGTTCCCGAGGTGACCAGGGTCCGTCTGGAGGAGCAGGAGAGTTTGAGCATTGGTGATCAGAAAGGAGTGCATCTCGTCGGCCGTTTCGACTGGCGATTGCCCGGAGATGCGGTCAAGGTCGATAGTCCCTTCGAGCTGTTTCTTGAGCGAGGTGAACGCGGCCAGAGCTGGCGTTTGGCGTTGCCGAGTGGTTCCGATGACGGCAGTTCGCAGACCTGGATCACTTATCCACTGGCGATCGATCCAGCCTGACGTTGTTTGGCGCTGAGGCTGATCAGCGTGGCGCCGAGCACGCAAAGCGCACCGACGATGACGGTGCCGGTTACCGGTTCAGCAAAGATCAACACACCCCAGAGGGTGGCGAACACGACCTGCACGTAATTGATTGAGGTTGCGCGCGCCGCAGGCAGAGCCGCCAGGCCTTCGGTCAGCCAAACCTGCCCAATCTGCGTGAGTAGACCGACGCCCAGTAACCACAGCCAGTCGCTTCCCGTTGGCAGCACCAGATTGTTCACCAGTAAAGGCAACGTCGCCGGGACGGAGACGAGTGGGAAATAGAACACGATCACCAGAGGATGCTCCCGCACAGAAAGTTGGCGGACGCTCACGTAAGCGAGCGCTGTTAACAGGGCTCCGCCAAGTCCGATCAGTGCTGAGAGCGGTGGAAGTCCAGCCATCGACTGTCCTGCCCATTCGGGCTGCACCACAAGCAGGACACCGAATAGCCCCAGCAGGATCGCCAGGCTAATGCGCTTGCGGATCGGTTCCCGCAGCAAGGCCCAGGCGCAAACCGTCGTGAGGGTCGGGTAGGTGTACTGAAGAAGGGTTGCTGCGGCCAGAGGCAGGCTGGAAATAGCCTGGAAAAACATCAGTAGTGCTCCAGTGCCGAGCACACCTCTCACCAGCAGCAATCCCCTCTGATAGCCCCAGGGGGACACTCCCAGTCGCCTCAACATGGTGAGCGTGATCACGAGGCTGATCAGCGATCGAATCAGCACGACCTCAGCCACAGGCAAGCGGCCTCCGAGGTGCTTGACGCAGACGGTCATCAGGCTGAAGGCCAATGCCGCTCCGACCAGACTCACGCAGGCCTTCCATTCCTCAGGGGACTGCGATCCACGGAAGGTTGTCAGCAGGCCTCGCATTCATCGGTCTGCACGCTAGTTCTCAACGATGCCACCGATGTGGTTCCTCGATGAACCTTGCTGGAGACATCAGAGCGGCTTCATTCCACCAGCGAGCCCTGTTCGAGTTTCACGATCCGATCGGCGATGTCGAGAATTTTGTTGTCATGGGTCACCATCACGATCGCGGTTTTGTTGTCACGGGCCAGGGTTCTGAACAGATCCACCACATCGCGTCCGGACTCCTTGTCGAGAGCGGCTGTGGGTTCATCGGCAAGCAGCAGCTTGGGTGAAGTGGCAAGCGCTCTGGCAATCGCCACGCGTTGCTTCTGTCCACCCGAAAGTTTCGAAGGGAAGTACTCAAGGCGTTCTCCAAGGCCCACCTGTCCAAGCACCTCGTTGCAGCGATCATTCATGGCAGCCTGCCCTCTCTCTAGCCATTCAGGAACAACTTCCAGTCCGAGCCGAACATTCTGTTGAGAGTTGAGATACGGCATCAGATTGTGAGCCTGAAAAATAAACCCCACTTTGCGGCGCAGTCTTGTGAGATTGGCCTTCGATGTTTGCCGTAATTCCTCATTGAAGATCCTCAGACTGCCATCCTGCGCGGAGCGTAATCCACCAACCATTGTCAGCAATGTGGTTTTACCTGATCCGGAAGGACCCAGAAGAATTGTGATTTCGCCTGGTTGAACTGTGAGGTTGATTGAACGCAACACTTGTTTGCGTTGATCTCCATCACCGAACCAGTGATTCAAATCCTTGATTTCGACCAGTGGAGTTTGTTCGGTCATGATCAGAACACATCCGCCGGATCAAGGCGTCTTAATTTTGCTGTGGCCAGCCAGCCTGAGCCTGAACAAAGCAGCAGGGTCATAGTGAACACCAGGGCAGCCCGACTGAACGAAATCACTACCAGCAAGCCTGTAGCTTGCATCAGAACTCTGTAAAGCAGTGCTGAAACAATCAGGCTCGGCAGAAAAGCCAGGCTCGCAAGAATCACCGATTCTTGAATGATGATCGCCACGATGAACCGATCGTTATATCCCATTGCCTTCATCGTGGCGTATTCACTGATGTGTTCTCCCACTTCTGAATAAAGAATCTGGTAAACAACAATTCCTCCAACGCTGAAACCCACAAGAACGCCAAGTCCGAAAATCAATCCGAAGGACGTGTTGCGTTTCCAGTGCTCCACCTCGCGTTGCTGAAGCTCCTCCACGGTGAGGACCTGCAGCGAGGGTCCCAGAACTTTGTTCAGCCGGTTTTGAACAGCGTTGGCTTCAGCGCCGGACTGAAGTTGAACCACTCCGATCTGAATTTCATCGGGGTCACGGTCTGGGAAAAGCGTCTGGAAATTACTCGTTGAAGTGATCAGATTGATATCGGCCGCGAAGGTGAGGCCCAGTTGAAACAGCCCGTTCACGGTGGTGCGTTGACCATTGAGTTCAGTGTTGAAGGGCTGGCCTTGCTCAAGCCGTGCAGTCACTGGTCCGGCTGATGTTTTGGAGGCCTTGTCAAATAGAACGCCACCTTGCAGTTGCAGCGACGATCGCTGTGCCGTGAGCTCTGGAAGTTTCAGCGCTGGATTACCGGGGTCAACGCCCATCAACAACGCCTGCGTTGATTCCTGAGTCTCCGGATTCAACCACTGCAGTTTGCCCAGTCGCAAAGGAGTGACTCCACGCACGCCTTGCACCCCAAGGACCTGTGACAACCGTGATCTAGGAAAGCCAGCGGGTTCTCCGAAATTGGTGTATCGACGAGGGATCACAGCCAGAGATCCGTTGAACTGTTGAATCGGGCGTTTCTGGCTGTCGTAGAGCCCCCCGGAGAGTCCCAGCTGGAAAAACACCAGGACGTTGGCGAACCCAACGCCTGCCAGAGCTGCGGCCAGGCGCAGAGGACGGTGGGACAACTGAAGCCAGGCGATGGGAGTGCGCTTGATCAGTTTCACAACACCACCTTCAGGGTTGCTGGGGTCTGATGCGACGTTGTTCGTCCGTCAGTGGGTTGAACAGAACGTTCACCTGAAGGTTGTTGATTCTGCTGGCGATGGCAAGACTTTCTTTCGGGAGAGCAAGCTTCACTTTCACCACCCGTTTGTCGATCTTGTCACCAGCCTCGCCGGTGGCCACGCTTTGTCTGCTGATCTGTTGAGCAATCTCGGTAACGGTGGCTTGCTGACTTCGACCTGGGAAGCCGTTGGCGCTGATGGTTGCCGTTTGCCCGGGACGAATTTCAGGTAGATCGCTTTGGTAGACCTCAGCAACAACGCCCATCCTGGTGGTGTCGCCCAGCAGCAGTAGACCGTCTTCGCCAACTCTGTTTCCTGGTCGAGCCAAAATTTCAAGAATGGTTCCGTTGGAAGGGGCTTTGACTGTTGCCTGATCCAGGTCAGCCCTGGCCTGCTTCACTTGCGCTTGCTTCACGTTCACATCCGCCTTCAGCGTCATTTCGTTGGCGATGGCTTCGTTGAGCTGTGCCAGAGCTGCATCCGCGTCGGCCTGAAGTGCTTCGTAGCGCTGAAGACTGGTCGCTCCGTTTTGGTAAAGCTCTTTTCCGCGGCGTGCTTCGGCCTGAGCCTGTCGTCGTTCAGCTCTGTAGCGGTCAATCACTGAGATCTGAGCATCCAATGCCCGTTGTGCTGCGGTGACTTCGGCTTCCGCCTTGGTTAGATTCACTTTGAGGACGGGCTGAGTCTCGAGCAGGGCAAGGGGCTGACCCTGTTCAACAACCTGACCTTCCTCCACTAGAACCTGACGGATGCTGTCGTTGCTGAGTGAATTCGGAAGACTCACTTTGAGGATTCCGTCGAGAGGCTCGATTCGTCCCAAGGCTGATACCCGACGCGGTTGGAGACTTTCTGTGGATGCTTTCTGCTTCTCTGAAGCACCGCATCCACTCAGGATTGCAGCCGACAATCCAAGGGCGAGAAGCAGTGAGGAGCCCTGATGCATGGTTCCCCGGCCTTTGCAGCGATCGTATTGAGCTCTCTCAGGATTGTCATCAGCAATTCCAATCGACGCCCAGCTCGGTCTCTCGCAGAATGGTCTGATGGTCAGCCCTCGACTTCACCCACGCACCATCGAGGCCGTTAAGGAACGCGCCGACATCGTGGACGTTGTTGGTGAGCACGTCGTGCTCAAGAAGAAGGGTCGTGAGTTCGTCGGCATCTGCCCGTTTCACGATGACAGCAAGCCGTCGATGACGGTGTCTCCTGCCAAGCAGTTCTATTACTGCTTCTCCTGCGGTGCAGGAGGTAACTCCATCAAGTTTCTGATGGAGTTTCAACGTCAGAGTTTCAGCGAGGTGGTCCTTGACCTTGCCCGTCGATACCAGCTGCCGGTGGAGACCGTTGACGGTCCTCAGCAGGAGAAACTCAAACAGCAGCTGTCCCGCCGCGACAAGCTGCACCGGGCGCTCGCGCTGGCCTCGGGTTGGTTTCGTGCGCAGCTCAGAACTGACGCCGGCGTGGATGCCCTTCGCTACCTGCGTGAGACGCGCGGACTGAGCGAAACCACCCTCGACCAGTTTGAGCTGGGGTATGCGCCGGATCAGTGGGATGGCCTGCTCAAGCATCTGCAGCATGTAGAGGGTCTTGCTCCCGAACTACTGGAAGCAGCCGGTCTGGTGGTTCCCCGCAAAGGGGGGAACGGGTTTTATGACCGATTCCGCCACCGGGTGATTGTTCCCATCCGTGATCGCCAGGGTCGGGTGATTGGGTTCGGTGGACGCAGCCTTGATGGCAGTGAGCCCAAGTACCTCAACTCACCTGAAACAGAGGTGTTTGAGAAAGGCAAGCATCTTTTTGGACTTGACCGGGCCTCATCGGCAATCCGCAAGGACGACCGGGCTGTGGTGGTGGAGGGTTACTTCGATGTCATCGCGCTACATGCCGCAGGTGTCACCAATGCGGTGGCCTCCCTAGGCACTGCTCTGAGTAGTCAGCAGATCACCCAGCTTTGCCGGTGCAGTGATGGCAAGCGCATCGTTCTGAATTTCGATGCTGATGGGGCCGGCGTCCGTGCCGCCAACCGAGCGATTGGTGAGGTGGAGCAACTGGCACTCCAGGGACAACTGGAGTTGAGGGTTCTGCACCTTCCATCCGGAAAGGACCCCGATGAATTTCTCAAAGACCACGGAGCCGGTGACTACCGAGCTCTACTCGATCAGGCGCCGCTCTGGCTCGACTGGCAGATCGAACAGGTCCTGGAGGGACGAGATCTCAGCAAGGCGGACCAGTTCCAACGCTCCGTGGCTTCGCTTGTTGCGCTGCTGGGCAAGCTTCCTCAATCCGCCATCCGCACCCACTACATCCAGCAGGTGGCTGAGCGCCTCAGCGGTGGGCAAGGGCGTCTGGCTCTGCAGCTGGAAGACGATCTCCGTCAGCAAGTCCAGGGTCAGCGTTGGCATGGCCGCTCAACTCGACACGAGAAGGCTGGAGAAGCTTCCCAGCGTGAACGTTCAGAGGCGGAGATTCTGTTGCTTTATCTCCATTGTCCGTCCCATCGGGCTGGTATCCGACAGGAACTGAGGAGCAGAGAGCTCGAGGATTTTGCACTTCAGCACCACCGGCTGCTCTGGTCTGGCATCACGGATCTCGAGGAAGGCAATCTTGGTAGTACGCGACTGGAAGCGATCAGTCGCGGTGAAGATCGCGGCGACGAACTGGCAGACCTCGATCTGCCTCGACTGCTCACGGATCAGCTCCTGTTGGAAAATAGTGATCTAGTGACGCGCCTCACACCACTGCTCGAACCGGATGAGCTGCAGCGTGTGGCACTGTCTCGGCCCATGGATCAGCTGCGCGGAACGGCAGCGATGCTCGAGCGTCAGAAGAGCCATAAACGCTGCCGGCATTTGCTCGAAGCCTGGACTGGACAACGTCTGCAGACCCTGGAGCGTTGCATTGCCGTGTTGATTGAGCAGGAGAAAGATGAGCAGTCAGCTCCGGCTGCTGAGATCGAAGTCGATATGGAGCAGCGTATTCACGCCATGTTCGAAGACCTCAACGCTGAAGCCCTGCGTTTTCAGGAGCTGTACTACAGCGAGCGTCGCCATATCCAACATCTCGATCAACAGCGCTGTGCTGGTTACGCCTCGGACACCAGCTCCACCCCTGCAGCTTCTGTCAACGGTTGAGTTAGCTGCCCGCGGACCAGTCGTCCCAATAACGCCATTGAGTGCCCTGGCCAGCGCTGCTCTTTCAGCAGTTTTTCCAGTTCGCCAGCACGTTGCAGTGTGAGCTCAAAGGCCTGCTGATGTTGACTCGGTTCAAGCGTTGAGACGTAAACATGGGCCCTGGCCTCCGTTGCTGGGACTCCCTCGATCGAGAGGCCCAGACCTCTCCGGAACAGATCGGCATCAAAGTACCCAAGCGCTGCCGTCATCCCCATGGCATCGGCGACGATTTCGTCGTACAGATTGATGCGCATCTCACCTACAAGCCTGCGGCAGGCGATATGGGTGAGTTCATGCTCTAATCGCCAGGTCTGGGAAAGGTCCAGCCAGCGTTCCATTGGTAGCTCACCTGGAATCGTTTCCACCGATAGGGAGGCGTAGGGAGACCGGTGTAACAGGAGGATCTGGCATCGCGCCTGCACGCCTAACTCGCGGATCAAACCCCAGTGGATCAGCCCTGAAATCGCCTGAGCGTGCACAGTGGGCTGAATCGGAACCGCTTCACAGCGGTGAGCCAGACAGCGCACTGCCAGCATGAAATCCTCCTGGTTGCGGAAGGTCAGCACTGGAACGGCACCGGTTGGATGCTGCGCAATGGTGATCGTTATTCCTGACGGGTCACGTAGGACCGGCGCATGCTTGAGGTCTTCAGCCTGTGCTGGCTCACCCCTCATCACCAGTCGTTGATAGGCATCGCTGCTGCGAACGTCGATTCCTGGTTGTAATAACAGCTGCGGCAAGAGCCGACGGAGATCATCCCAACATCCTGTAGCGTCCCGGTCCGCAAGCCAGCGCTCCCACCACTGTTGCCGTTCATCCGCGGCCATTGGCAGATCCGGCCAGATGGCGTCTGCCTGTTTGAACCTCCTGCAATACTCCTCCAGCGTCTGCATGGGCTACCGACTTCGCTGACCCGTGTCTAGCCATGTCGCAGCTAAACGCTCTCCTGAGATCTCAGCGACCCATCCAGCCGCCATCGACGACCAGTGTCTCGCCATGCACGTAGCGCGATGCCTCACTGGCTAAAAACACCACCGGTCCGCGCAGGTCATCAGGTGATCCCAAGCGACCGGCGGGGATGCGTTCCAGAATCTGCCTGGATCTGATTGGATCCGACTGCAATACCGTCGTCATTTCCGTTTTCACGTACCCGGGTGCGATGGCATTCACCCTCACGCCGCGTCCCGCCCATTCATTCGCCAATGAGCGAGTGAGGTTGGCCAGGCCCGCTTTGCTAGCGGCATAGCTAGCCACATTCAATCCACCCTGATCACTGAGCACGGAGGTGGTGGAAATGATGCTTCCCTTGCCTCGAGCCAGCATTGTTGTTCCGATCCGACGACTCACTCTGAACGCTGCACTGAGGTTGACCTCGAGCACCATGTCCCAGAGCCCGTCGCTGTGTTCCTCCGCCGGTGATCGGTGCACGATGCCTGCGTTGTTGACCAACACGTCAATGACCGGATGTTGGCTGAGAACCTGGTCTAGAACGAGGTCGACGGCATGGCGGTCGCTGAGGTCGCAGCGAAAACCAGAAAACCTTCGTCCACGCTTACGAACTGCGTCTCCCACCTCACTGCTGTCTGAGTTGAGTGATGCGCTGATGCCAATAATGTCTGCTCCAGCTTCGGCCAGTGCATCCGCCATAGCGAGTCCGATTCCACGCCGGCATCCTGTGATCAGAGCCACCTGATCATCAAGCCTAAACAGTGAATTTTGCACCCTTCTGCTCGTCCTTCAATGTCTATTCTTGAGCCTGAAGGCACTGTGCAGTGACCCAGGTCGGAGTCATGATCAACAGGCTCGCTTCCCGATCCGATGTCTGAATTCTTTGAAGCGTTCTGGAATGGGGAGGGCATTGGCGATGGCGGGAATTTGGAGGAGGCTTTGCAGGCCTATGTGGCCGTCAAACCGGATGACAACGATTGGATTGCTGCCTGTTCCGTGAAGGAGGCGGCTCCTAGGATTGAGCGTTTTTCATCATTCGAGGCTTACCTCGATAACCAGGATCCTCTTGAGGTCATCGAGGTCTCACCACAGATGATTGTGGTGGCGATCGAACAGCTGCCTGTCTGATGTCCCATCCCTCAGTTGATTTTGCGGCTAGCGCTCCAGTGAACGACCTTTGGCCTGCTCTTGTGGAGCGACTCGGTCTGGAGCGTTCGCAGCGTGCAGTTCGGCA includes these proteins:
- the ruvA gene encoding Holliday junction branch migration protein RuvA codes for the protein MIGWLQGERIQIWEQGGRRGVVVACSGVGYEVQLTKRDQEAQTGGNCTLWIHQVQRDDGSTLFGFHQQRDRDLFRTLIAVNGVGPQMALSLLDCCSAPELVLAIIEGDLKRLTQAQGVGKRTAERIAVELRDRLGSWAPEANEASLSIVDRSDVKALPIQPDSLQELQLTLETLGYEDLEIRRAMRAVASSSEVPKDNDSEGWLRASLRWLSESA
- a CDS encoding ferritin; the encoded protein is MSQQQLGPMQARIKQKRQSAATGMATAIWFSEHDLADYTLRVRQEGQQKQTYAALAGDLISRRQTVEINTIQPSRQHWNKTESLISKAFHFEADIPASIQQLYRRAEDSQELRKPTMFVDPAVDAQEQSEHKAADRLGPMTCATNQPAALMIIDAERRKDEANMAKLAGRRNHNGQDCPNAPTHIGTSKTDRNIFCSTSLAALDTVQAGRS
- a CDS encoding DUF2834 domain-containing protein, whose amino-acid sequence is MAKLRLGLYGATALAGIAWPWYCIYQFIQETEALGLTDPIEIVNLFSQGVWANASAGFIAADLTLVLIASFVFYAAEGIRLKMKFWYLYIAVTFAISFAFSFGLFMFNRERNMAAASANN
- a CDS encoding DMT family transporter, encoding MRGLLTTFRGSQSPEEWKACVSLVGAALAFSLMTVCVKHLGGRLPVAEVVLIRSLISLVITLTMLRRLGVSPWGYQRGLLLVRGVLGTGALLMFFQAISSLPLAAATLLQYTYPTLTTVCAWALLREPIRKRISLAILLGLFGVLLVVQPEWAGQSMAGLPPLSALIGLGGALLTALAYVSVRQLSVREHPLVIVFYFPLVSVPATLPLLVNNLVLPTGSDWLWLLGVGLLTQIGQVWLTEGLAALPAARATSINYVQVVFATLWGVLIFAEPVTGTVIVGALCVLGATLISLSAKQRQAGSIASG
- a CDS encoding ATP-binding cassette domain-containing protein; translation: MTEQTPLVEIKDLNHWFGDGDQRKQVLRSINLTVQPGEITILLGPSGSGKTTLLTMVGGLRSAQDGSLRIFNEELRQTSKANLTRLRRKVGFIFQAHNLMPYLNSQQNVRLGLEVVPEWLERGQAAMNDRCNEVLGQVGLGERLEYFPSKLSGGQKQRVAIARALATSPKLLLADEPTAALDKESGRDVVDLFRTLARDNKTAIVMVTHDNKILDIADRIVKLEQGSLVE
- the devC gene encoding ABC transporter permease DevC produces the protein MKLIKRTPIAWLQLSHRPLRLAAALAGVGFANVLVFFQLGLSGGLYDSQKRPIQQFNGSLAVIPRRYTNFGEPAGFPRSRLSQVLGVQGVRGVTPLRLGKLQWLNPETQESTQALLMGVDPGNPALKLPELTAQRSSLQLQGGVLFDKASKTSAGPVTARLEQGQPFNTELNGQRTTVNGLFQLGLTFAADINLITSTSNFQTLFPDRDPDEIQIGVVQLQSGAEANAVQNRLNKVLGPSLQVLTVEELQQREVEHWKRNTSFGLIFGLGVLVGFSVGGIVVYQILYSEVGEHISEYATMKAMGYNDRFIVAIIIQESVILASLAFLPSLIVSALLYRVLMQATGLLVVISFSRAALVFTMTLLLCSGSGWLATAKLRRLDPADVF
- a CDS encoding efflux RND transporter periplasmic adaptor subunit, which codes for MHQGSSLLLALGLSAAILSGCGASEKQKASTESLQPRRVSALGRIEPLDGILKVSLPNSLSNDSIRQVLVEEGQVVEQGQPLALLETQPVLKVNLTKAEAEVTAAQRALDAQISVIDRYRAERRQAQAEARRGKELYQNGATSLQRYEALQADADAALAQLNEAIANEMTLKADVNVKQAQVKQARADLDQATVKAPSNGTILEILARPGNRVGEDGLLLLGDTTRMGVVAEVYQSDLPEIRPGQTATISANGFPGRSQQATVTEIAQQISRQSVATGEAGDKIDKRVVKVKLALPKESLAIASRINNLQVNVLFNPLTDEQRRIRPQQP
- the dnaG gene encoding DNA primase, which translates into the protein MVSPRLHPRTIEAVKERADIVDVVGEHVVLKKKGREFVGICPFHDDSKPSMTVSPAKQFYYCFSCGAGGNSIKFLMEFQRQSFSEVVLDLARRYQLPVETVDGPQQEKLKQQLSRRDKLHRALALASGWFRAQLRTDAGVDALRYLRETRGLSETTLDQFELGYAPDQWDGLLKHLQHVEGLAPELLEAAGLVVPRKGGNGFYDRFRHRVIVPIRDRQGRVIGFGGRSLDGSEPKYLNSPETEVFEKGKHLFGLDRASSAIRKDDRAVVVEGYFDVIALHAAGVTNAVASLGTALSSQQITQLCRCSDGKRIVLNFDADGAGVRAANRAIGEVEQLALQGQLELRVLHLPSGKDPDEFLKDHGAGDYRALLDQAPLWLDWQIEQVLEGRDLSKADQFQRSVASLVALLGKLPQSAIRTHYIQQVAERLSGGQGRLALQLEDDLRQQVQGQRWHGRSTRHEKAGEASQRERSEAEILLLYLHCPSHRAGIRQELRSRELEDFALQHHRLLWSGITDLEEGNLGSTRLEAISRGEDRGDELADLDLPRLLTDQLLLENSDLVTRLTPLLEPDELQRVALSRPMDQLRGTAAMLERQKSHKRCRHLLEAWTGQRLQTLERCIAVLIEQEKDEQSAPAAEIEVDMEQRIHAMFEDLNAEALRFQELYYSERRHIQHLDQQRCAGYASDTSSTPAASVNG
- a CDS encoding SDR family oxidoreductase; translated protein: MALITGCRRGIGLAMADALAEAGADIIGISASLNSDSSEVGDAVRKRGRRFSGFRCDLSDRHAVDLVLDQVLSQHPVIDVLVNNAGIVHRSPAEEHSDGLWDMVLEVNLSAAFRVSRRIGTTMLARGKGSIISTTSVLSDQGGLNVASYAASKAGLANLTRSLANEWAGRGVRVNAIAPGYVKTEMTTVLQSDPIRSRQILERIPAGRLGSPDDLRGPVVFLASEASRYVHGETLVVDGGWMGR